In Prosthecodimorpha staleyi, the DNA window CGCCCAGGCCGTCCCATACCCTGCGGAGGCGGCACCGCCCGCGGCGCCCGGGCCCCTGCCCGGCCGCCTGTCGACATTCGCCGCCTTCGCGGCGGGCCTCGCGCTCGGCATCGCGGCCCTGCTCGCCTTCGCGATCCTGCGTTCGGGCTGACCGTTGGCCGGAGGTCGGGCCGGACCCCGGCCGCCCGGCGTCAGTTGCCGGGCCGCAGGGTCCGGCGCGCGATCTCGCCGGCCTGGCTCGCCCCCGGTGCGAAGCCGCGCTCGACATGGGTCAGCGTCCAATCGCCCGGACCGCCCTCGACGGTGAAATGGTTCCAGCCGGCGCCGCGCCGGTCGGCTCGCGGCGAGGCCGAGGCCGACGGCACGCCGACGACCGGCACGCCGCCGGTCGGCCCGTCGATGAAGCCGACGGTGCCCTTGTGGGTATGGCCATGCAGAACCAGTTCGGCGCCGGCCTCGCGCACGATCCGGCGAAACCGTTCGGCGCCGATCAGCCGGGCCGCCCACGGCGCCGCGCCGCGGATCGGGGGATGGTGGATCATCACGCAGCGGAACAGCCCCTCGCGGCCGAGCGTCTCCAGGAGTTCGGCCAGCCGCATGCCCTGGCTCACGTCGAAAGTGCCGGTGGCCATGAACGGGCCGGTTGCCTTGGCCGAGGAGACGCCGACGAAGGCGACCGGGCCGCGCCGTCGGACATAGGGAAAGCGGACATGCTCGCTGCCGTCGCCGCTCATGAACGCCCCCCAGACCTCGGTCGCCTGTTTCAGGGCGGTGCGCACATAGGCGTCGTGGTTGCCCGGCACCACGGATACGTCGGCGGCGGCGCCGAGCGACATCAGCCAGGCGCGCGCCGAATGGACCTCGGCATCGAGCGCGATGTTGACCAGATCGCCGGTCACGCAGACATGCCCGGGCGCATGGGCGCGCATGTCGGCGACCAGATCGTCGAGCACGGTCGGCCGCATGGCGCCGCGCCCGCGGTTGAGCCGCCAGTTGAGATAGCCGAGCACCCGCTTGGACATCAGTTCGCGCAGGCGGACGTCGGGCAGCGGGCCGAGATGGGGATCGGACAGATGGGCGAAGGAATACATGAGCCTCGCGCGGGGCTGGTCGGGAACCCGGTCCGCGAAACGGCCGGACCGCCGGTCGGGTTCCTGTCGGCGGCGCGACCGCTTTAGCCCATGCCGGCTTCCGAGGAAACGCCAGACATGCAAAAAGCGGCCAGCGCCGGACAGAACCCGGCGACGGCCTCGCTAGCCAACTTCATGCCGACCGGGAGATCCCGACGCCCGCCCGCGACCGCCGGTCCGCAAGCCGCGACCGCCCGGACGCGATCCGGCTCCGGTGTCCAGGCCGGTTCAGTTGTTCGGGAAGGTGCGCAGCGTCGCGACGACGCGCGGATTGGTCCAATCGACCGCAGGCGCCCAGGAAAAGCTTTCGATCCGGAACATCCGGCGCAGAACGGCGAACATGACAGGTCCTCAATGCGGACGGCTTCACTGCCGCCAGGGGCGGACCGCCGTCTCGTGACCGCCCGCGGCGGCCATCCGTTGTGCATTGCACACGCCATCAAATAGGCAGAAGCACAGCAAAACGGCAGCCCTCCGCCTGGCAATGCCGCCATGCAGTCGCCACATGGCGGCGGCGGGACGGCAACGTCCACGGGTTCCCGAGCGCAAGAAGACTTCATGAACCGGATTCGGCTAGATTGGCGGCCGACAGGAGACCACCGAGCGTGCTGAATCACCTGAAGCCGATCGTGCGGCGTACCGTGACCTGGTCGGGCCTCGTCACCCGTCCGGTGACGCTGGGCGTGCGCGGCTTCGTGGTCGACGGGCAGCGCCGCATCTTCCTGGTCAGACACGGCTATCTGCCCGGCTGGTACCTGCCGGGCGGCGGCGTCGATCCGGGCGAGAGCGCCGGCCGCGCCCTGGTGCGGGAGCTGGAGGAGGAAGGCGGCATCCGGGTCGAGGAGAGCCGCATCTTCGGCCTCTATCTGAACAGCCGGACGTCGCGGCGCGACCATGTGGCGCTGTTCGTGGTCGACGCCTTCACGATGACCCCGTCCCCCTTCGTGCCCAATGCGGAGATCCGCGAGGTCGGCTTCTTTCCGCTCGACGCCCTGCCGGAGGGGACCACCGGGGCAACCCGGCGGCGCATCGCCGAGGTGGTCGAAGGCACCCCGCGCGCCGACATCTGGTAGGCAGCGTTTCGCCCTCAAGCCGATCGGCGCCCTTGAACCACCGTGCCGCTCATGCTAGCGACAAAATGCCTGCATGGCGGGATCGGGACAGCCGATCTTCTGCCGGCAGGCATTGCGGACCCGGCACAGGGTCAACGGGAGCGGATCGTGCGGTTCGGCATGGCGCAGCGACGACGAGGCGAACGACGTGGAGCGATCCACGCCGCCGGCCCGCGCGCCCAATCCTGATCCCGACGCCTCCGCCATCGGCAGCAGTGCGGTCCAGGGGTTCCGGTTCGAGCGCGGGCATCGATGCCCGCCTGACCGACGACGATACCGGACCCATGCTGATGCACGCGCCCCTCTATTTGATTCGCCCTGAACTGCCCGAAGACGATGCCGCGATCGAGGATCTGCACGAGATCGGCTTCGGCCCCGGCCGCTTCGCCAAGACGGCCTTCCGGCTGCGCGAAGGCGTGCCGGCCGACCCGGATCTGTCGCTAGTCGCCCTGGTCGGCGGTCGCGTCGCGGGGTCCGTGCGGCTGACGCCGATCCGGATCGGCGCGGATCCGGCACTCCTGCTCGGCCCGTTGGCCGTCCATCCGGATTTCGGCAACCGTGGGATCGGCCGTGCCCTGGTCCGGACCTCGCTGGAGGCTGCGGCCCGGCTCGGCCACACCATGGTCCTTCTGGTTGGCGACGAGCCCTATTACGGGCCGCTGGGCTTCCACCACGTCCCCCCGGAGCGGGTGCAGCTGCCGGGCCCGGTCGATACAAGGCGCGTCCTCATCGCCGAACTCAGACCGGGTGCCCACGCCCAAGCCCAAGGCCCCGCCAAGAACTGGCGCTGGGGGTGAGGGATGGTC includes these proteins:
- a CDS encoding metallophosphoesterase family protein, which gives rise to MYSFAHLSDPHLGPLPDVRLRELMSKRVLGYLNWRLNRGRGAMRPTVLDDLVADMRAHAPGHVCVTGDLVNIALDAEVHSARAWLMSLGAAADVSVVPGNHDAYVRTALKQATEVWGAFMSGDGSEHVRFPYVRRRGPVAFVGVSSAKATGPFMATGTFDVSQGMRLAELLETLGREGLFRCVMIHHPPIRGAAPWAARLIGAERFRRIVREAGAELVLHGHTHKGTVGFIDGPTGGVPVVGVPSASASPRADRRGAGWNHFTVEGGPGDWTLTHVERGFAPGASQAGEIARRTLRPGN
- a CDS encoding NUDIX domain-containing protein yields the protein MLNHLKPIVRRTVTWSGLVTRPVTLGVRGFVVDGQRRIFLVRHGYLPGWYLPGGGVDPGESAGRALVRELEEEGGIRVEESRIFGLYLNSRTSRRDHVALFVVDAFTMTPSPFVPNAEIREVGFFPLDALPEGTTGATRRRIAEVVEGTPRADIW
- a CDS encoding GNAT family N-acetyltransferase, producing the protein MHAPLYLIRPELPEDDAAIEDLHEIGFGPGRFAKTAFRLREGVPADPDLSLVALVGGRVAGSVRLTPIRIGADPALLLGPLAVHPDFGNRGIGRALVRTSLEAAARLGHTMVLLVGDEPYYGPLGFHHVPPERVQLPGPVDTRRVLIAELRPGAHAQAQGPAKNWRWG